A stretch of Coturnix japonica isolate 7356 chromosome 11, Coturnix japonica 2.1, whole genome shotgun sequence DNA encodes these proteins:
- the FOXF1 gene encoding forkhead box protein F1, translated as MTAEAQQALSSQPPPPAVHSSYGPMSSVAEKQPQNSAMDAASAAPSGPGGNSAPGSGGAPGSGGPKAKKTNAGMRRPEKPPYSYIALIVMAIQSSPSKRLTLSEIYQFLQSRFPFFRGSYQGWKNSVRHNLSLNECFIKLPKGLGRPGKGHYWTIDPASEFMFEEGSFRRRPRGFRRKCQALKPMYSMMNGLSFNHLPDSYSFQGSAGGLSCPPNSLSLEGGLGMMNGHLAGNVDGMGLAGHSVPHLPSNGGHSYMGSCSGSSAGDYPHHESSVPASPLLPGGGVMEPHSVYSSSASAWAPSASAALNTGASYIKQQPLSPCNPAANPLSSSLSTHSLDQPYLHQNSHNTAELQGIPRYHSQSPSMCDRKEFVFSFNAMASSSMHSAASGSYYHHHHHQDIKPCVM; from the exons ATGACTGCAGAAGCGCAGCAGGCTCTGTCCTCTCAGCCCCCTCCTCCCGCGGTGCACAGCAGCTACGGCCCCATGTCCTCCGTGGCCGAGAAACAGCCGCAAAACTCGGCCATGGACGCCGCCTCCGCCGCTCCCTCCGGGCCGGGAGGCAACAGCGCTCCGGGCAGCGGCGGAGCCCCGGGCAGCGGCGGCCCTAAAGCGAAGAAAACCAACGCGGGGATGCGGCGGCCCGAGAAGCCCCCCTACTCCTACATCGCTCTCATCGTTATGGCCATCCAGAGCTCGCCCTCCAAGCGACTGACCCTCAGCGAGATCTACCAGTTCTTACAGAGCCGCTTCCCTTTCTTCCGCGGTTCTTACCAGGGCTGGAAGAACTCGGTGCGCCACAACCTCTCGCTCAACGAGTGCTTCATCAAACTGCCCAAGGGGCTGGGCCGCCCGGGTAAGGGACACTACTGGACCATCGACCCGGCCAGCGAGTTTATGTTCGAGGAGGGCTCGTTCCGCCGCCGGCCCCGAGGCTTCAGGAGGAAATGCCAAGCTCTGAAACCCATGTACAGCATGATGAACGGGCTCAGCTTCAACCACCTCCCCGACAGCTATAGCTTCCAGGGCTCGGCCGGAGGGCTCTCCTGCCCTCCCAACAGCCTCTCCCTCGAAGGTGGTTTGGGAATGATGAACGGCCACTTAGCCGGCAACGTGGACGGGATGGGCCTTGCGGGACACTCTGTGCCCCACCTGCCCTCCAACGGTGGGCACTCCTACATGGGCAGCTGCAGCGGCTCCTCGGCGGGGGATTATCCGCACCACGAGAGCTCCGTGCCCGCCTCCCCGCTGCTGCCCGGCGGAGGGGTGATGGAACCGCACTCGGTTTATTCCAGCTCGGCTTCTGCGTGGGCTCCCTCCGCCTCGGCCGCCTTAAACACGGGAGCTTCCTACATCAAACAGCAGCCTCTGTCGCCTTGCAACCCCGCTGCCAACCCGCTGTCCTCCAGCCTTTCCACGCATTCCCTCGATCAACCCTACCTGCATCAGAACAGCCACAACACCGCCGAGCTTCAAG GCATCCCGCGGTATCACTCCCAGTCTCCGAGCATGTGCGACAGAAAGGAATTTGTCTTCTCTTTCAACGCCATGGCCTCCTCCTCCATGCATTCAGCGGCCAGCGGCTCCTactaccaccaccaccaccaccaggaCATCAAGCCCTGCGTCATGTGA